From Microbacterium sp. 10M-3C3:
GCCGACTGGCGTCTCGTGCGCGTGCCGGGCTCGTTCGAGCTGCCCGTGGTCGCGAAGGCGGCCCTGGAGGCGGGGGCCGACGCCGCGGTCGCGCTCGGGGTGATCATCCGAGGCGGCACGCCGCACTTCGAGTACGTCTCGTCAGCCGCGACCGACGGGCTGACGCGCGTGGCGCTCGACACCGGCAAGCCCGTCGGCTTCGGCGTCCTCACCCTCGACGACGAGCAGCAGGGCCTCGATCGCGCCGGCCTGCCCGACTCCAAGGAGGACAAGGGCGCCGAGGCGGCGGATGCGGCGATCCGCACCGCGCTCGTGCTGCGGAGCCTCCGCGGCTGAACTCCGCCGTTCAGCTCGCCCGACCGTCCGCGAGGGTCACGACGCGCGTCGCGCGTGCGATCACGTCGGGGTCGTGCGTGGCCACGACGACCGCGGCGCCCGCGACCGCACGGGCGGCGAGCAGATCCATGACCCTCGTCGCGGTCGCACTGTCCAGCTGCGCGGTCGGCTCGTCCGCGAGCACGAGCTCCGGCTCGTGCACGAGGGCGCGGGCGAGGGCGACCCGCTGCTGCTGGCCGCCGGAGAGCCGGTCGGGACGCTGTCCGGCGTGAGGCGAGAGATCGACGGCGGCCAGCGCATCCGTCACGCGCGCGTCGCGCTCTCGGGCGGGCACGCCGGCCCAGCGCAGCGGCAGCTCCACGTTCTCGCGCGCGCTCAGCAGCGGCGCCAGGGCGAACTCCTGCGGCACGAATCCGAGCACGCCCGTGCGCAGCTGAGCAGCCTCCGCGTCGGATGCGGCGGCGAGGTCGAGCTCGCCGATCCGCACGCGGCCCGCGTCGGGTCGGTCGAGGCCGGCGAGCAGCGTGAGCAGAGTCGTCTTGCCCGACCCCGACGGCCCGCGGACCACGAGGAGCTCGCCCGCCGCGACCTCGATCGAGACGTCGTCGAGCGCGGTGCGACGTGCCGTGCCCGCGCCGAAGGCGCGCGTGAGGTGCTCGCCGCGGAGCCGAACGGCACTCATCGCTCCAGCCCCTCGTCGTCGGGGCGGATCTCCAGATGGCGCTCCTCGATCCCCAGTCGCACGCGGTCGCGCATGCCGAGGCGCTCGATCTCGGCACGCGGCAGCTGCAGCCGTCCCACCCGATCGAGCACCGCGTACTCCTGCGCGATCCGGCGGTGCGTGCCGTCGGCGTCGACCTCGGTCGTGCGGAACACCTCGGTGGATGTGCGACCGTCCCGGATCTGCACCGTGCG
This genomic window contains:
- a CDS encoding ATP-binding cassette domain-containing protein, which codes for MSAVRLRGEHLTRAFGAGTARRTALDDVSIEVAAGELLVVRGPSGSGKTTLLTLLAGLDRPDAGRVRIGELDLAAASDAEAAQLRTGVLGFVPQEFALAPLLSARENVELPLRWAGVPARERDARVTDALAAVDLSPHAGQRPDRLSGGQQQRVALARALVHEPELVLADEPTAQLDSATATRVMDLLAARAVAGAAVVVATHDPDVIARATRVVTLADGRAS
- the ribH gene encoding 6,7-dimethyl-8-ribityllumazine synthase, producing MSVKGAPQVQGTPSAEGLRVVVVAGTWHDEITDGLIAGAERVLESAGADWRLVRVPGSFELPVVAKAALEAGADAAVALGVIIRGGTPHFEYVSSAATDGLTRVALDTGKPVGFGVLTLDDEQQGLDRAGLPDSKEDKGAEAADAAIRTALVLRSLRG